In Picosynechococcus sp. PCC 7002, the following are encoded in one genomic region:
- the mnmE gene encoding tRNA uridine-5-carboxymethylaminomethyl(34) synthesis GTPase MnmE gives MNLGDTIVAIASAVVPNQGSIGIVRLSGAAALPIARQLFQDPGQQTWESHRILYGYVRHPQTQTIVDEALLLLMLAPRSFTAEDVVEFHCHGGIIPVQQVLQLCLGAGARLATPGEFTLRAFLNGRIDLTQAESVAELVGAKSPQSAQVALAGIQGKLAQPIQQLRGQCLDILAEVEARIDFEDDLPPLDEPQIQRDLTQVLEKVAQILQTSDRGELLRTGLKVAIVGRPNVGKSSLLNAWSRSDRAIVTDLPGTTRDVVESQLVVQGIPVQVLDTAGIRDTEDAVEKIGVARSLAASQQADLILFTIDAAVGWTAADQEIFQRIVATKANQPLILILNKIDIGQPEAIEIPPQVQGVVKTAAAQHQGVDELETAIANLVQAGKVGAADLDFAINQRQAAALAQAQQALIQVRETIAQGLPLDFWTIDLRSAIQALGEITGEGVTESVLDRIFSRFCIGK, from the coding sequence GTGAACCTAGGCGATACCATTGTTGCGATCGCCAGTGCCGTCGTCCCAAACCAAGGCAGCATTGGCATTGTCCGTCTATCTGGCGCAGCGGCTCTCCCCATTGCCCGTCAACTCTTTCAAGACCCTGGCCAGCAGACCTGGGAGAGTCACCGCATTCTGTACGGCTATGTCCGTCATCCCCAAACCCAAACGATTGTCGATGAAGCGCTGCTCCTGCTGATGTTGGCCCCCCGTTCCTTTACCGCTGAAGACGTGGTGGAGTTCCACTGCCACGGGGGCATTATTCCCGTGCAACAGGTGCTACAGCTTTGTTTAGGGGCAGGGGCGCGGTTGGCGACGCCAGGAGAATTTACCCTGCGCGCCTTTTTGAATGGTCGCATCGATCTCACCCAGGCCGAAAGTGTCGCGGAATTGGTGGGGGCAAAATCCCCCCAATCGGCCCAGGTGGCCCTAGCAGGCATCCAGGGGAAACTGGCCCAACCGATCCAACAACTCCGGGGTCAATGTTTAGATATTTTGGCGGAAGTGGAAGCCCGCATTGATTTTGAAGACGATTTACCTCCCCTCGATGAGCCGCAAATTCAGCGGGATCTGACCCAGGTGCTCGAAAAAGTGGCACAAATTCTCCAGACCTCTGACCGGGGCGAACTATTGCGCACGGGGTTAAAGGTAGCGATTGTGGGCCGTCCCAATGTGGGAAAATCGAGTCTGTTAAATGCCTGGAGTCGCAGCGATCGCGCCATCGTCACGGATTTGCCAGGGACAACGCGGGATGTGGTGGAGTCCCAGCTTGTGGTGCAGGGTATCCCGGTACAGGTATTGGATACGGCTGGCATCCGGGATACCGAAGATGCCGTGGAAAAAATTGGTGTTGCCCGTTCCCTTGCCGCTTCTCAGCAGGCGGATTTGATTTTGTTTACCATCGATGCGGCGGTGGGATGGACAGCGGCAGATCAAGAAATTTTTCAGCGAATTGTAGCCACAAAAGCCAATCAACCCTTAATTCTGATCCTTAATAAAATTGACATCGGCCAACCGGAGGCCATTGAAATTCCGCCCCAAGTGCAAGGGGTCGTCAAAACAGCGGCAGCCCAGCACCAGGGTGTGGATGAATTGGAAACGGCGATCGCCAATTTGGTGCAAGCGGGGAAAGTGGGGGCTGCGGATCTCGATTTTGCGATCAACCAACGGCAAGCCGCTGCCTTGGCCCAGGCGCAACAGGCCCTCATCCAAGTACGAGAAACTATTGCCCAAGGGTTGCCCCTGGACTTTTGGACAATCGATCTACGCAGTGCGATCCAGGCCCTAGGGGAAATTACCGGCGAAGGGGTGACTGAATCGGTTTTGGATCGGATCTTTAGCCGTTTTTGTATCGGGAAATAG
- a CDS encoding type II toxin-antitoxin system HicB family antitoxin has translation MMRYLIVIEKTDTGYSAYSPDLSGCVATGATEVEVTQNMQEAIAFHLEGLQLEGLEIPQPSVSSAYVEIAA, from the coding sequence ATGATGCGCTATCTAATCGTCATCGAAAAAACCGATACGGGTTATTCAGCTTATTCTCCAGATTTATCTGGTTGTGTCGCAACAGGGGCAACAGAAGTTGAAGTGACGCAAAATATGCAAGAGGCGATCGCCTTTCACCTTGAAGGATTGCAATTAGAAGGCTTAGAAATTCCACAGCCTTCTGTTTCTTCTGCCTATGTTGAAATTGCAGCGTGA
- the ctaD gene encoding cytochrome c oxidase subunit I yields the protein MSDATIHHAGDRKWTDYFTFCTDHKVIGIQYLVTAFLFYFIGGALAEIVRTELATPDPDFVSPEVYNQMFTMHGTIMIFLWIVPAGAAFANYLIPLMIGADDMAFPRLNAVAFWMQPVGGILLILSFFVGAPQAGWTSYPPLSLISGKWGEELWILCLLILGTASILGAINFVTTIFKMRAPDMDIHSMPLFCWAMLATSALILLSTPVLAAALILLSFDLMAGTAFFNPTGGGDPIVYQHLFWFYSHPAVYIMVLPFFGVISEILPVHSRKPIFGYRAIAYSGLAISFLGLIVWAHHMFTSGTPGWLRMFFMATTMLVAVPTGIKIFSWCATLWGGKLQLNSALLFAIGFLSSFLIGGLTGVMLAAAPFDIHVHDTYFVVGHFHYVLFGGSVFALFGAVYHWFPKMTGKMYNETWGKIHFAMTFIGFNMTFLPMHYLGLQGMNRRIALYDPQFQPLNQVCTLGSYILALSTLPFLVSIVLGLVNGKAAGRNPWRALTLEWQTTSPPSIENFDEPPVLWAGPYEYGIDGEPRDEDSIEEMLAEVAEMS from the coding sequence ATGAGTGACGCGACAATACACCATGCGGGCGATCGCAAATGGACGGACTACTTCACCTTTTGTACTGACCACAAAGTAATCGGGATTCAATATCTTGTTACGGCCTTCTTGTTTTACTTCATTGGTGGTGCATTAGCAGAGATTGTCCGCACAGAACTTGCGACCCCAGACCCAGACTTTGTTTCCCCCGAAGTCTATAACCAAATGTTTACGATGCACGGCACGATCATGATCTTCTTGTGGATTGTGCCCGCCGGAGCCGCCTTTGCCAATTACTTAATCCCACTGATGATCGGTGCGGATGATATGGCTTTCCCCCGGTTAAATGCCGTGGCCTTTTGGATGCAGCCCGTCGGCGGTATTCTTCTGATTCTGAGTTTCTTTGTAGGCGCACCCCAGGCGGGTTGGACGTCCTATCCGCCCTTGAGTTTGATCTCTGGGAAGTGGGGCGAAGAACTCTGGATTTTATGTCTGCTGATTTTGGGGACGGCTTCGATTTTGGGGGCGATTAATTTTGTCACCACGATTTTTAAGATGCGCGCCCCGGATATGGACATCCACAGTATGCCGCTGTTTTGTTGGGCGATGTTGGCGACTTCGGCGTTAATTTTGCTCTCGACTCCGGTCTTGGCCGCAGCTTTGATCTTGCTGTCCTTTGACCTAATGGCAGGCACAGCTTTTTTTAACCCCACAGGCGGTGGCGATCCGATTGTGTACCAGCACCTCTTTTGGTTCTATTCCCACCCGGCGGTGTACATTATGGTGCTCCCCTTCTTTGGGGTGATTTCAGAAATTCTCCCCGTCCACTCCCGCAAACCAATCTTTGGCTATCGGGCGATCGCCTACTCCGGTTTAGCAATTAGCTTTCTCGGTTTAATCGTCTGGGCGCACCACATGTTTACCAGTGGCACCCCTGGCTGGCTGCGGATGTTCTTTATGGCAACCACCATGCTCGTGGCAGTACCGACGGGGATCAAGATCTTTAGCTGGTGTGCGACCCTCTGGGGCGGCAAATTACAACTCAACTCCGCGTTACTCTTCGCCATTGGCTTTCTTTCGTCCTTCCTGATTGGCGGTTTAACAGGGGTGATGTTGGCAGCAGCTCCCTTTGATATCCATGTCCATGACACCTATTTCGTCGTGGGTCACTTCCACTATGTCCTCTTCGGTGGCTCTGTCTTTGCCCTCTTTGGGGCGGTGTACCATTGGTTCCCGAAAATGACGGGCAAAATGTACAACGAAACCTGGGGCAAAATTCACTTTGCGATGACCTTTATCGGCTTTAACATGACCTTTTTGCCGATGCACTATTTGGGTCTCCAGGGGATGAACCGCCGCATTGCCCTTTATGATCCCCAGTTCCAGCCCCTAAACCAAGTTTGTACCTTAGGGTCTTACATTTTGGCGTTATCAACGTTGCCCTTCTTGGTTTCAATCGTCTTGGGGTTAGTCAATGGGAAAGCAGCCGGACGGAATCCGTGGCGTGCTCTCACCCTGGAATGGCAAACGACCTCACCGCCGAGTATCGAAAACTTTGATGAGCCACCCGTCCTTTGGGCTGGCCCCTATGAGTATGGCATTGACGGGGAACCCAGAGACGAAGATTCCATTGAAGAGATGCTCGCTGAAGTGGCAGAAATGAGTTAG
- a CDS encoding CmpA/NrtA family ABC transporter substrate-binding protein, translating to MTLIPSAPSLPWGFFDGGTVTENCDRQTEPVKFGSLPVFLPMKRRHLLKYGTFAAWGYGLTACNRLPDTVRLPGRSAKQANLESTPPILDLSAPEKQTLTLGYVPDLAIAPWLMALTQGFFEQYGLEVELYPQVDQQAVEQGLLESRFDAAITSFSTPLIYQLKSPRVDLVALMQIHRHGGVFCGCQQTWADNIRSGIDYANFAEFAAAYRDYVRALPEKTFGVDHDYSTTAYLYRYWWAALGFHPDRDLELVTFAPTELRHKLQAGLIQGYCSQEPWGQEAIATDSGFIQYLSGDIWQGHPGPVITTSAGWREENPNTAKALIAATLQGCQYCQDPTNAATIGPLLASNLDLDPAALTALFSGQYFYGGDGDRPIARRDSPIWFDQGRRITAPDQANYCWQSHGLWLLTQMVRWQHFELRQYPQNARELVAAAYPPEPYGAIAPGFGLRLPPESFKSEIHFIDQRAFLPNQVASYLNQFKIRT from the coding sequence TTGACTTTGATCCCCAGTGCTCCCTCGCTGCCCTGGGGATTTTTTGATGGTGGAACCGTCACAGAAAATTGCGATCGCCAAACCGAACCCGTAAAATTTGGGAGCCTCCCTGTATTTTTGCCTATGAAACGCCGCCACCTGCTCAAATACGGAACCTTTGCTGCCTGGGGTTATGGTCTCACTGCTTGCAATCGACTCCCAGATACCGTTCGTCTGCCAGGAAGATCTGCGAAGCAAGCTAACTTAGAATCAACTCCGCCGATATTAGATCTGAGTGCCCCGGAAAAGCAAACCCTCACCCTGGGTTATGTGCCGGACTTGGCGATCGCCCCCTGGCTGATGGCCCTCACCCAAGGCTTTTTTGAGCAGTATGGCCTGGAAGTTGAGCTGTATCCCCAGGTAGATCAACAGGCCGTGGAGCAGGGGCTACTAGAATCGCGTTTTGATGCGGCGATTACCTCTTTTTCGACACCACTGATTTATCAGCTCAAAAGTCCTAGGGTTGATCTGGTCGCGTTGATGCAGATCCATCGCCACGGCGGTGTTTTTTGTGGCTGCCAACAGACCTGGGCTGATAATATTCGTTCTGGCATCGACTATGCGAATTTTGCAGAATTTGCGGCGGCCTACCGGGACTATGTGCGGGCTTTACCGGAAAAAACCTTTGGGGTAGACCACGACTACAGCACAACGGCTTATCTTTATCGCTACTGGTGGGCGGCCCTGGGTTTCCATCCAGATCGAGATTTAGAATTGGTGACTTTTGCGCCCACGGAGTTGCGTCATAAGTTGCAGGCAGGGTTGATCCAAGGCTACTGCAGCCAAGAACCTTGGGGACAAGAGGCGATCGCCACCGATTCTGGTTTTATTCAATACCTCTCAGGGGATATTTGGCAGGGCCACCCGGGGCCGGTGATTACCACCAGTGCAGGCTGGCGAGAAGAAAACCCAAATACAGCTAAGGCTCTCATTGCCGCCACCCTCCAGGGTTGCCAATATTGCCAAGACCCCACCAACGCGGCCACCATTGGCCCGCTCTTGGCCAGTAACCTTGACCTTGATCCCGCCGCCCTCACCGCCCTCTTCAGTGGCCAATATTTCTACGGGGGAGACGGCGATCGCCCTATTGCCCGGCGGGATAGTCCCATTTGGTTTGACCAAGGGCGACGGATTACGGCCCCCGACCAGGCTAATTATTGCTGGCAATCCCATGGCCTGTGGCTCCTCACCCAGATGGTTCGCTGGCAACATTTTGAGCTTCGACAATATCCCCAAAATGCCCGCGAACTGGTGGCGGCAGCCTATCCCCCGGAACCCTACGGGGCGATCGCCCCGGGATTTGGGTTACGTTTACCGCCTGAGTCTTTTAAGTCAGAGATTCACTTCATTGACCAACGGGCTTTTTTACCGAACCAAGTGGCCAGTTATCTTAACCAGTTTAAAATCCGCACCTGA
- the ispF gene encoding 2-C-methyl-D-erythritol 2,4-cyclodiphosphate synthase, with translation MKIRIGNGYDVHRLVPGRPLILGGIQLEHHLGLDGHSDADVLTHAIMDAMLGALSLGDIGHYFPPTDPQWKGADSIELLKQVHQLIQERGWQIGNIDSVIVAERPKLKSHIQAMTQCLAEALGVDPDQVGVKATTNEKLDAMGEEKGICVHAVALLVQV, from the coding sequence ATGAAAATCCGCATTGGTAACGGTTACGATGTCCACCGTCTCGTGCCTGGTCGTCCCCTCATTTTGGGAGGCATTCAGCTAGAACACCACCTCGGCTTAGATGGCCATAGCGACGCAGATGTTTTGACCCATGCGATTATGGATGCGATGTTGGGTGCCCTCAGTTTGGGGGATATTGGCCATTATTTTCCGCCTACGGATCCCCAGTGGAAAGGGGCTGACAGCATTGAATTGCTCAAGCAGGTACATCAACTCATCCAAGAACGGGGCTGGCAAATTGGCAATATTGACTCGGTGATTGTCGCTGAACGCCCGAAACTGAAATCGCACATCCAAGCCATGACTCAATGTCTTGCTGAAGCCCTGGGAGTTGATCCAGATCAGGTGGGTGTTAAGGCCACAACCAATGAAAAACTAGATGCCATGGGTGAGGAAAAGGGAATTTGTGTCCATGCTGTCGCCCTGTTAGTGCAAGTATGA
- a CDS encoding type II toxin-antitoxin system HicA family toxin yields MKVKEIIKLIEQDGWSLTRTRGSHRQYKHPTKLGLVTVAGKFSDELAPGTQNSILKQAGLK; encoded by the coding sequence ATGAAAGTTAAAGAAATTATCAAACTTATAGAACAAGATGGTTGGAGCCTCACTAGAACTCGCGGAAGTCACCGTCAGTACAAGCATCCAACTAAACTAGGATTAGTAACAGTTGCAGGAAAATTCAGCGATGAACTAGCTCCTGGAACCCAAAATAGTATTCTCAAACAAGCTGGTTTAAAGTAA
- a CDS encoding single-stranded DNA-binding protein has product MNSCVLMARILGEPELRYTPDNTPLAQITIEFPALREGDPACRLKAVGWGDNLSQDIQQNYHDGDQVILTGRLTMNTIERPEGFKEKKAELVISQIQAIGAGLGPTSPGTTMTPSASTSPVTPSNVVPINPMAPAPSPAPAPSEPEPNLDDIPF; this is encoded by the coding sequence ATGAATAGTTGTGTATTAATGGCGCGCATCCTAGGGGAACCAGAACTGCGCTATACCCCAGACAATACTCCCCTGGCTCAGATCACCATCGAATTTCCGGCGCTCCGGGAGGGAGACCCCGCCTGCCGACTCAAGGCCGTGGGTTGGGGCGATAACCTCAGCCAAGACATCCAGCAAAATTACCATGACGGTGATCAAGTGATCTTGACGGGACGACTGACGATGAACACCATCGAACGACCCGAAGGCTTTAAGGAAAAGAAGGCAGAGTTAGTGATTTCGCAAATCCAAGCTATTGGTGCTGGTCTAGGCCCCACCTCTCCTGGAACGACCATGACCCCTTCTGCTTCGACTTCACCCGTCACCCCCAGTAACGTGGTGCCCATCAACCCCATGGCTCCTGCTCCTAGTCCTGCCCCGGCTCCCAGTGAACCGGAACCGAACCTCGATGACATCCCGTTTTAG
- the dxs gene encoding 1-deoxy-D-xylulose-5-phosphate synthase, which translates to MHLSEITHPNQLHGLTVRQLEEIARQIREKHLQTIAASGGHLGPGLGVVELTLALYQTLDLDRDKVVWDVGHQAYPHKLITGRYNEFHTLRQKDGVAGYLKRSENVFDHFGAGHASTSISAALGMALARDAKGEEFKCVAVIGDGALTGGMALEAINHAGHLPDTNLMVVLNDNEMSISPNVGAISRYLNKVRLSDPVQFLTDNLEEQVKHLPFLGDSLTPEMERLKDSMKRLAVSKVGAVIEELGFKYFGPVDGHNLEELIRTFKQAHKAKGPTLVHVATVKGKGYAIAEKDQVGYHAQKPFDLATGKAFPSKKPTPPSYSKVFAHALTTLAENNPKIVGITAAMATGTGLDKLQQRLPKQYIDVGIAEQHAVTLAAGLACEGMRPVVAIYSTFLQRAYDQIIHDVCIQKLPVFFCLDRAGIVGADGPTHQGMYDIAYLRLIPNIVLMAPKDEAELQRMLVTGIEYTDGAIAMRYPRGSGIGAPLMEDGWEPLPIGKGEILRNGDDILLIGYGAMVHSTLQVAEILSEHGISATVINARFVKPLDSELIAPLAKQIGKVATFEEGCLMGGFGSAVCEALQDHDVLVPVKRFGIGDVLVDHATPAESKAAHGLTPAQMAESIRAAFFQKDAAKTTTTV; encoded by the coding sequence ATGCACCTGAGTGAAATTACCCATCCGAACCAACTCCACGGCTTGACCGTCCGTCAGTTGGAAGAGATTGCCCGGCAAATTCGCGAAAAACACCTCCAGACGATTGCCGCAAGTGGTGGCCACCTCGGCCCTGGTTTAGGGGTGGTTGAACTAACCCTCGCCCTCTACCAAACCCTTGATCTCGATCGCGACAAGGTGGTGTGGGATGTCGGTCATCAGGCTTATCCCCATAAATTGATTACCGGACGCTACAACGAATTCCACACCCTCCGGCAAAAGGATGGGGTAGCTGGCTACCTTAAGCGCAGTGAAAATGTGTTTGATCATTTTGGTGCTGGCCATGCCTCGACCAGTATTTCCGCAGCGCTAGGGATGGCATTGGCACGGGATGCCAAGGGAGAAGAGTTTAAATGTGTGGCAGTCATTGGTGATGGTGCCTTGACCGGCGGCATGGCCCTCGAAGCCATCAACCATGCGGGTCATTTACCCGATACGAATTTAATGGTGGTTCTCAATGACAATGAAATGTCTATTTCCCCGAATGTGGGAGCCATCTCGCGATACCTCAATAAAGTTCGCCTCAGTGATCCCGTTCAGTTCTTGACCGATAACCTCGAAGAACAGGTTAAGCACCTCCCGTTCCTTGGGGACTCCCTCACCCCAGAGATGGAACGGCTTAAGGACAGCATGAAACGCTTGGCTGTCTCAAAAGTTGGCGCCGTCATCGAAGAATTAGGCTTTAAATATTTTGGCCCCGTGGATGGCCACAACCTCGAAGAGCTGATCCGCACCTTTAAACAGGCCCATAAAGCCAAAGGCCCGACCCTCGTCCACGTCGCCACAGTTAAAGGCAAAGGTTATGCGATCGCCGAAAAAGATCAAGTAGGCTACCATGCCCAGAAACCCTTTGACTTGGCCACAGGCAAGGCTTTCCCCTCGAAGAAACCAACCCCACCGAGCTATTCCAAGGTCTTTGCCCATGCCCTGACCACCCTCGCAGAAAACAACCCCAAAATTGTCGGGATTACAGCGGCGATGGCCACTGGCACCGGGTTAGATAAGCTCCAACAGAGATTACCAAAACAGTACATCGACGTTGGTATCGCCGAACAACATGCCGTTACCCTAGCAGCGGGCCTCGCCTGTGAAGGAATGCGGCCAGTGGTGGCGATTTATTCGACCTTCCTGCAGCGGGCCTACGACCAAATCATCCATGATGTTTGTATTCAAAAATTACCAGTCTTTTTCTGCCTTGACCGGGCGGGTATCGTCGGTGCCGACGGGCCGACCCACCAGGGGATGTATGACATTGCCTATCTCCGCCTGATTCCCAATATTGTGTTGATGGCACCCAAGGATGAAGCTGAACTGCAACGGATGCTCGTCACGGGGATTGAATACACGGACGGGGCGATCGCCATGCGTTATCCCAGGGGGAGTGGCATTGGCGCACCGTTAATGGAAGACGGCTGGGAACCCCTGCCCATCGGTAAAGGAGAAATCCTGCGCAATGGTGATGACATTCTCCTGATCGGCTATGGTGCCATGGTGCACTCGACCCTCCAGGTGGCCGAAATTCTCAGTGAACACGGCATTAGCGCCACGGTGATCAACGCCCGTTTTGTGAAACCCCTGGATTCTGAACTCATTGCGCCCCTCGCCAAGCAAATTGGTAAAGTGGCCACCTTTGAAGAGGGTTGCTTAATGGGGGGTTTTGGGTCTGCGGTCTGTGAAGCGCTCCAGGATCATGATGTGCTTGTTCCCGTAAAACGCTTTGGCATTGGGGATGTGCTTGTGGATCATGCAACTCCAGCGGAATCAAAAGCGGCCCACGGGTTGACCCCAGCCCAGATGGCCGAATCCATTCGGGCGGCATTTTTCCAGAAAGACGCCGCCAAGACAACCACCACCGTTTAA
- a CDS encoding cytochrome c oxidase subunit 3 produces MQSSTTNTAIATDYQTPPTEHHGHPDYRMFGLVMFLVAESMIFLGLFAAFLIYKATMPGFTKELELLVPTVNTIILVSSSFVMHKGQSAIKNDDVKGLQLWFGITALMGAVFLGGQVYEYAHMEFGLTEHLFGSCFYVLTGFHGLHVTAGLLFTLAVLWRSREAGHYSGQAHFGVEAAELYWHFVDVVWIILFGLVYLL; encoded by the coding sequence ATGCAAAGTTCAACCACCAATACGGCGATCGCCACCGATTATCAAACGCCCCCGACGGAACACCATGGCCATCCTGACTACCGGATGTTTGGCCTCGTGATGTTTCTGGTCGCAGAAAGTATGATTTTCCTGGGGCTGTTCGCCGCTTTTTTGATTTATAAGGCGACGATGCCTGGTTTCACAAAGGAATTAGAATTGCTCGTGCCCACGGTGAATACGATCATCCTGGTCAGCAGTAGCTTTGTGATGCACAAGGGCCAAAGCGCGATCAAAAACGACGACGTCAAAGGTCTCCAGCTATGGTTCGGGATTACGGCACTGATGGGGGCAGTCTTCCTTGGTGGCCAGGTCTATGAATATGCCCACATGGAGTTTGGCCTCACGGAGCATCTGTTTGGCAGTTGTTTCTATGTGCTGACGGGGTTCCACGGTCTCCACGTGACGGCAGGGCTGTTATTTACCTTGGCAGTGTTGTGGCGATCGCGCGAAGCCGGTCATTACAGTGGCCAGGCCCATTTTGGTGTCGAAGCAGCGGAACTCTACTGGCATTTTGTGGATGTGGTCTGGATTATCCTGTTCGGCCTTGTCTATCTGCTGTAA